In Arthrobacter citreus, a single genomic region encodes these proteins:
- a CDS encoding TrmB family transcriptional regulator: MDSIVQQLKKLGFNEYESKSYLSLVKQGPVTAYQVSKDSGIPRARIYDVLSNLVEKGIVLREEINDTARYSPLPVEIFLQKAQSEWQSTYTVISDSLKSLENSSEKMDNRVISLKDYKTIINYCVTLIKKAEKRIVISMWDEMYEVLKKDLIEASETVTIQGITLHVEDPIENLEIHRITSFTETKSTEHWFILSIDSKEMIYGPSTQERSIAFYTDDPVHIYLLEDYVWHDVLVNRLVRRSQDDLEKWITAERKAFFMEK, from the coding sequence GTGGACAGTATAGTGCAACAACTCAAAAAATTAGGTTTTAACGAGTATGAATCTAAATCTTATCTATCTCTTGTTAAACAAGGTCCGGTTACAGCTTACCAAGTTAGCAAGGACTCAGGAATACCAAGAGCACGAATTTATGATGTGTTAAGTAATCTTGTTGAAAAAGGAATTGTCTTGAGGGAAGAAATAAATGACACAGCCCGATATTCACCACTGCCTGTTGAAATCTTTTTGCAAAAGGCTCAATCTGAGTGGCAATCAACTTATACAGTAATAAGCGATTCCTTAAAAAGTCTAGAAAACTCTAGTGAAAAAATGGACAACCGTGTTATTTCTTTAAAAGACTATAAAACGATTATTAACTATTGCGTGACATTAATTAAAAAAGCAGAAAAACGTATTGTTATTTCGATGTGGGACGAAATGTATGAGGTTTTGAAAAAGGACCTAATTGAGGCGAGTGAAACAGTAACCATTCAAGGTATTACATTACACGTGGAAGATCCAATTGAAAATCTAGAAATCCATCGCATTACATCTTTTACTGAAACCAAGTCCACAGAACATTGGTTTATCTTGTCCATTGATTCTAAGGAGATGATTTATGGACCTTCAACCCAGGAGCGAAGCATAGCTTTTTATACAGATGACCCTGTTCATATTTACTTATTAGAGGACTATGTATGGCACGATGTATTAGTGAATAGGCTTGTGCGACGTAGTCAGGACGATTTAGAGAAATGGATTACTGCTGAGCGAAAAGCCTTTTTTATGGAAAAATAA
- a CDS encoding TSUP family transporter codes for MEMHLDSSLLIILIVFGFLASFIDSVVGGGGLITLPTLLFTGLNPAVAVATNKLASTIGSLTSTFMFYRSGKLDLKSVIKFFPLTYIGSLLGAYTVHLLNPELLKPLMLIMLAVVAIFTIFKKDWGSLSSPKKLPTYQFIIFLVTIFAIGFYDGFIGPGTGSFLIFSFLLIGFDFLKAAGNAKFLNFCSNIAGLMMFMFLGQVNYTYGIIMGIAQIAGAICGSKFAIKKGSGYVRTLFISVTCLLLAKNVYDYFQ; via the coding sequence ATAGAAATGCATTTAGATTCATCATTATTAATTATTTTAATTGTTTTTGGATTTTTAGCTTCATTTATTGACTCTGTTGTAGGAGGTGGTGGGCTTATTACACTACCAACATTATTATTTACAGGGTTGAATCCTGCTGTGGCAGTAGCTACTAACAAATTAGCATCGACTATTGGTTCCTTAACAAGTACATTTATGTTTTATCGTTCAGGTAAGCTTGATCTAAAATCAGTGATTAAATTTTTTCCCCTCACGTATATTGGTTCATTATTAGGTGCATACACCGTTCATTTGCTAAACCCTGAATTGCTTAAGCCATTGATGCTAATAATGTTAGCAGTAGTAGCTATTTTTACTATTTTCAAGAAAGATTGGGGTAGCCTTTCATCCCCAAAAAAGCTGCCCACCTATCAGTTCATTATTTTTCTAGTTACCATATTTGCGATTGGCTTCTATGATGGATTCATTGGCCCTGGAACAGGATCTTTTTTAATTTTTTCTTTTTTACTGATTGGTTTTGACTTTTTAAAGGCTGCTGGGAATGCAAAGTTTTTAAACTTCTGTAGTAATATCGCTGGTTTAATGATGTTTATGTTTTTAGGGCAAGTAAACTACACTTATGGAATAATAATGGGAATTGCCCAAATTGCTGGTGCGATTTGCGGTTCAAAATTTGCGATAAAAAAAGGAAGTGGATACGTTCGTACTCTGTTTATTTCAGTGACATGTTTATTGTTAGCGAAGAATGTTTATGATTATTTTCAATAA
- the leuD gene encoding 3-isopropylmalate dehydratase small subunit: protein MKPLRTHKGTTVSIMLDNIDTDQIIPKQYLKRIERTGFGEFLFDEWRYHDDRSPNKTFALNYEERKNASILISGNNFGCGSSREHAPWALNDYGFTIVIAGSFADIFYNNCIKNGMLPIVLNDEIRAQLSTLNGTKEIEVDLEKQVVKTIFGNYEFSIDPVWKEKLLNGLDDIAITMKYENEIEKYEKLHA from the coding sequence ATGAAACCGTTACGTACGCATAAAGGTACAACAGTATCAATCATGTTAGACAATATCGACACTGACCAAATTATTCCAAAACAATATTTAAAACGAATCGAGCGAACTGGTTTTGGAGAATTCTTATTTGATGAATGGCGATATCATGACGATCGCTCACCTAATAAAACATTCGCTTTAAATTACGAAGAGCGAAAAAACGCTTCAATCTTAATAAGTGGAAATAATTTTGGTTGCGGCTCATCCAGAGAGCACGCACCTTGGGCATTAAATGATTATGGCTTTACCATTGTTATTGCGGGTAGCTTCGCAGATATCTTCTACAATAATTGTATAAAAAATGGCATGCTACCTATTGTCTTAAATGATGAGATTCGCGCTCAATTATCTACATTAAATGGAACTAAAGAAATTGAAGTAGACTTAGAAAAACAAGTAGTAAAAACAATATTTGGGAACTATGAATTTTCAATCGATCCAGTTTGGAAAGAGAAATTACTAAATGGTTTAGATGATATTGCCATTACGATGAAATATGAAAATGAGATAGAAAAATACGAAAAGTTACATGCATAA